One stretch of Miscanthus floridulus cultivar M001 chromosome 18, ASM1932011v1, whole genome shotgun sequence DNA includes these proteins:
- the LOC136524715 gene encoding exocyst complex component EXO70A3-like: MLPPYAKLYNQLAVHDALSEASDKILTMFDSPTSVEAQRIDNDMAILLSAYKSKVGKAIKSTMEKIRVMLTGVGDDSSSSLNPQGSSDIHKITRSVMTYIRFLLSNYPSVDAVIRAKYVPHIIEIDSPLDSMIMEMVSFLQEKIANISEPFPDQGLRFLFLLNNSYHIQQRFHSRYYPPEPIALLADDISHKTKGYVERYLQVSWALLLTCLLNPTSHCLGENSSSLYKFESEFQKIYTSQKEWKVPDPELRRRLREVITDKIIPGYIEYIEDNKVTHPKISPQELEVMLQELFEG, from the coding sequence ATGCTGCCACCATATGCTAAGCTCTATAACCAGCTGGCTGTACACGATGCTCTGTCTGAAGCCTCCGACAAGATCCTAACGATGTTTGATTCGCCAACCTCCGTGGAAGCACAAAGGATAGATAACGACATGGCCATCCTCCTCTCAGCATATAAGAGCAAGGTGGGCAAGGCGATAAAGAGCACAATGGAGAAGATTAGGGTGATGTTGACGGGGGTTGGTGATGACTCGTCGAGTTCTCTAAATCCACAAGGATCATCAGACATTCACAAGATCACTCGGTCCGTAATGACATACATCAGGTTCCTGTTATCTAATTACCCGTCAGTGGATGCCGTTATACGTGCTAAGTATGTGCCTCATATTATTGAAATTGACTCACCTTTGGACAGCATGATCATGGAGATGGTGTCTTTTCTACAAGAAAAGATTGCCAACATATCAGAACCATTTCCAGATCAAGGTCTCAGATTCTTATTCTTGCTCAACAACTCATACCACATCCAACAGAGATTTCATTCCCGCTATTATCCCCCAGAACCCATCGCGTTGCTGGCTGACGACATCAGTCACAAAACCAAGGGCTATGTGGAGAGATATCTACAAGTATCATGGGCACTGCTACTTACATGCTTGTTGAATCCTACGTCTCATTGCTTGGGGGAAAACAGTTCCTCGCTGTACAAGTTTGAGTCCGAATTTCAGAAAATCTACACCAGCCAAAAGGAGTGGAAGGTCCCAGATCCTGAGCTCAGGAGAAGGCTGCGCGAAGTTATCACGGACAAAATCATTCCAGGCTATATAGAATACATAGAGGATAACAAAGTTACCCACCCAAAAATCAGTCCCCAGGAGTTGGAAGTGATGCTGCAAGAGCTATTCGAAGGATGA
- the LOC136521095 gene encoding aspartyl protease family protein 1-like: MSASVGSINHHPGPPFLPPLHASPCSRPAVLHVMAQDNSNHRCTGLLVAIAIVTAFLVAAGDASSVGFDLHHRFSPVVRQWAEARGHPFAAQEWPARGSPEYYSALSRQDRAHLARRALAGGADGLLTFAAGNDTVQYIGSLYYAVVELGTPNATFLVALDTGSDLFWVPCDCKQCASIANVTGQAATRLRPYSPRGSSTSKQVTCDNALCDRPNACSAATNGSCPYVVRYVSANTSTSGVLVQDVLHLTRERPGAAAAAGEALQAPVVFGCGQVQTGDFLDGGAFDGLMGLGRDKVSVPSVLAASGLVASDSFSMCFGDDGVGRINFGDAGSRGQGETPFTGRSKVYNVSFTSINVETRSVAAEFAAVIDSGTSYTYLSDPEYTELATNFNSLVRERRANFSSGSADPFPFEYCYRVSPNQTEVLIPDVSLTAKGGALFPVTQPIIIFFNTATRRAVGYCLAIVKNDLGINLNIIGQNFMTGLKVVFDRERSVLGWEKFDCYKNARAADAPDGSPSPAPAAGPTKITPRQNDGSGNGYPGAAPLPRSVGSRNAPAGAGALGVAGLYLLLLLAAALV, translated from the exons ATGTCGGCCTCGGTAGGCTCCATAAACCACCACCCCGGACCACCTTTCTTGCCGCCCCTGCACGCCTCCCCGTGCAGCCGGCCAGCCGTGCTCCACGTCATGGCTCAGGATAACTCCAACCACCGCTGCACGGGCCTCCTCGTGGCCATCGCCATCGTCACAGCGTTCCTTGTCGCCGCCGGGGACGCGTCCAGCGTCGGGTTCGACCTCCACCACCGCTTCTCCCCGGTGGTCCGGCAGTGGGCGGAGGCCCGGGGCCACCCCTTCGCTGCGCAGGAGTGGCCAGCCCGAGGCTCGCCGGAGTACTACTCCGCACTGTCCCGCCAAGATCGCGCCCACCTCGCCCGCCGCGCCCTCGCAGGCGGCGCCGACGGGCTGCTCACCTTCGCCGCCGGCAACGACACCGTACAATACATCGGATC GCTGTACTACGCGGTGGTGGAGCTGGGCACGCCGAACGCGACGTTCCTGGTGGCGCTGGACACCGGCAGCGACCTCTTCTGGGTGCCGTGCGACTGCAAGCAGTGCGCGTCCATCGCCAACGTCACCGGGCAGGCCGCGACGCGGCTCCGCCCCTACAGCCCGCGGGGGTCGTCGACGAGCAAGCAGGTGACGTGCGACAACGCGCTGTGCGACCGTCCCAACGCCTGCTCCGCCGCGACCAACGGCAGCTGCCCGTACGTGGTCCGGTACGTGTCCGCCAATACCTCCACCTCCGGGGTGCTGGTGCAGGACGTGCTCCACCTCACCCGGGAGcgcccgggcgccgccgccgccgccggggaggcCCTGCAGGCACCCGTCGTGTTCGGGTGCGGGCAGGTGCAGACGGGCGATTTCCTGGACGGCGGCGCCTTCGACGGCCTGATGGGGCTCGGCAGGGACAAGGTGTCCGTGCCCAGCGTGCTCGCCGCCAGCGGCCTCGTCGCGTCCGACAGCTTCTCCATGTGCTTCGGCGACGACGGCGTCGGCCGCATCAACTTCGGCGACGCCGGCAGCCGTGGCCAGGGCGAGACGCCCTTCACCGGCCGGAGCAAAGTGTACAACGTGAGCTTCACGTCCATCAACGTCGAGACCAGGTCGGTGGCGGCGGAGTTCGCCGCCGTCATAGACTCCGGCACATCCTACACGTACCTCAGCGACCCGGAGTACACGGAGCTCGCCACCAAC TTCAACTCGCTGGTCCGCGAGAGGAGAGCCAATTTCAGCAGCGGCTCTGCAGACCCTTTTCCCTTTGAGTACTGCTACAGAGTCAG CCCTAACCAGACAGAGGTGCTGATCCCGGACGTGAGCCTGACGGCCAAGGGCGGAGCCCTGTTCCCGGTCACCCAGccgatcatcatcttcttcaacaCGGCCACCCGCCGTGCCGTCGGTTACTGCCTGGCGATCGTGAAGAATGACCTCGGCATCAACCTCAACATCATCGGCC AGAACTTCATGACCGGGCTCAAAGTCGTCTTCGACCGGGAGAGGTCCGTCCTAGGCTGGGAGAAGTTCGACT GCTACAAGAACGCGAGGGCGGCGGACGCTCCGGACGGGAGCCCGAGCCCGGCCCCGGCGGCGGGGCCGACCAAGATCACGCCACGGCAGAACGACGGCAGCGGCAACGGGTACCCCGGTGCCGCGCCGCTGCCGAGGTCGGTCGGCTCGCGCAACgcccccgccggcgccggcgcgctgGGAGTGGCAGGCCtctacctgctgctgctgctggccgcaGCGCTTGTCTGA
- the LOC136524713 gene encoding putative laccase-9 produces the protein MGAVADTPAAAVLLRLLQLAVFLAFGVAAVCPAAQASTVHHYHFLVKRVSVTRLCRQKSILTVNGQFPGPTIRARKGDVVVVNVRNHGDRNITIHWHGVDQPQNPWSDGPEYITQCPIQPGASFAYRVILSQEEGTLWWHAHSGFDRATVQGAIVIRPSRGTTFPFQFQKKPRVEELPPIILGEWWRDDDVNDLLEETKRTGRDVKPSDANTINGEPGDLFPCSARGTTVVAVERGKTYLLRLINAGLTNHMFFAVAGHRLTVVATDARYTKPFATDHVMVAPGQTVDALLDADDRGAGGRCRYYMAARTFASDTTVPFNNSTATAVLEYTRTLRRRGTPRRRPPVFPVATLPAVNDIGAAAAYTTRLRSLASEEHPVDVPARVDERLVVTMAVNLLPCAANTTCSGPGGARLAASLNNASFVNPSAADVLRAYYYRRFRSARGVYEADFPDHPPSAFNFTDPGVRASGLVGAATERGTRVKVLEYGAAVEVVFQDTAVLGMVSHPMHLHGFSFYVVGRGLGNFDERRDPAGYNLADPPLQNTVAVPKAGWAAIRFRANNPGVWFVHCHFDRHMVWGMDTVFIVKDGKAPDAKMMRPPWNMPQC, from the exons ATGGGTGCTGTTGCTGACACACCTGCAGCAGCAGTGCTGCTCCGGCTCCTGCAATTGGCTGTGTTCTTGGCCTTTGGAGTTGCAGCTGTTTGCCCTGCCGCGCAGGCCTCCACGGTTCATCACTACCATTTCCTC GTAAAGAGGGTTAGCGTCACCAGGCTGTGCCGGCAGAAGAGCATCCTCACCGTGAACGGCCAGTTCCCCGGCCCGACCATCCGCGCCCGCAAGGGCGACGTCGTCGTCGTGAACGTCCGCAACCATGGCGACAGGAACATCACCATCCACTG GCACGGCGTGGACCAGCCGCAAAACCCGTGGTCCGACGGGCCGGAGTACATCACGCAGTGCCCCATCCAACCCGGCGCCTCCTTCGCCTACCGGGTCATCCTCTCCCAGGAGGAGGGCACGCTGTGGTGGCACGCGCACAGCGGCTTCGACCGCGCCACCGTGCAAGGCGCCATCGTCATCCGCCCCAGCCGCGGCACCACCTTCCCCTTCCAGTTCCAGAAGAAGCCGCGCGTCGAGGAGTTGCCGCCGATCATCCTTG GCGAGTGGTGGCGGGACGACGACGTGAACGACCTGCTCGAGGAGACCAAGCGAACCGGGCGCGACGTCAAGCCGTCGGACGCCAACACCATCAACGGCGAGCCGGGCGACCTGTTCCCGTGCTCCGCGCGCGgcaccaccgtcgtcgccgtGGAGCGCGGCAAGACGTACCTGCTCCGGCTGATCAACGCGGGGCTCACCAACCATATGTTCTTCGCCGTCGCGGGACACCGCCTGACGGTGGTGGCCACGGACGCGCGCTACACGAAGCCGTTCGCCACCGACCACGTGATGGTGGCGCCGGGGCAGACCGTGGACGCGCTCCTGGACGCCGACGACCGCGGCGCCGGAGGCCGGTGCCGGTACTACATGGCGGCGAGGACGTTCGCGTCCGACACCACCGTCCCTTTCAACAACAGCACCGCCACGGCCGTCCTGGAGTACACACGGACACTGCGGCGCCGGGGCACGCCAAGACGACGACCGCCCGTCTTCCCCGTTGCCACCCTGCCGGCCGTGAACGATatcggggcggcggcggcgtacaCGACGCGGCTCCGGTCCCTGGCGAGCGAGGAGCACCCGGTGGACGTGCCGGCGCGCGTGGACGAGCGCCTGGTAGTGACGATGGCCGTGAACCTGCTCCCCTGCGCGGCGAACACGACCTGCAGCGGCCCCGGCGGCGCCCGCCTCGCGGCCAGCCTGAACAACGCCAGCTTCGTGAACCCGTCCGCCGCCGACGTCCTCCGCGCCTATTACTACCGCCGCTTTCGCTCCGCGCGCGGCGTGTACGAGGCCGACTTCCCCGACCACCCGCCGTCCGCGTTCAACTTCACTGACCCCGGCGTCCGGGCGTCCGGGCTCGTTGGCGCGGCCACGGAGCGGGGCACCAGGGTCAAGGTGCTGGAGTACGGCGCCGCCGTCGAGGTGGTGTTCCAGGACACGGCCGTGCTCGGCATGGTGAGTCACCCCATGCACCTGCACGGGTTCAGCTTCTACGTCGTGGGGCGCGGGCTCGGCAACTTCGACGAGCGGAGGGACCCCGCCGGATACAACCTCGCCGACCCGCCGCTGCAGAACACGGTCGCCGTGCCCAAAGCTGGCTGGGCCGCCATACGGTTCCGCGCGAACAACCCCG GGGTGTGGTTCGTGCATTGCCACTTTGATCGCCACATGGTGTGGGGAATGGACACCGTGTTCATCGTGAAAGATGGCAAGGCTCCTGATGCCAAGATGATGCGGCCTCCTTGGAACATGCCTCAGTGTTGA